The Setaria viridis chromosome 9, Setaria_viridis_v4.0, whole genome shotgun sequence sequence CTGCAGTGACACGCTCCACACGTACTGCAGCCATGGGATCGGTGGGGAGTGCACCTCGGCCAGATGTCTCTTTTAGGTATAGAGGGTTGGAGTCTTGCAAGAAGTTTGGTGCAAGCTTGAAGTGCTGTGAGCCGTGGGGGAATAGGTCATTCTGGACAAATGCAGTTGGACCAAGTTGGAAATTGAGCTTTGCAGTTGAGCCATGGGCTAGAGACTTCAGCTCGTCATGTGTGGCGCCATATTCCACCGGAGCAACAGAGCATCAATTGTCACTCGATGAGAAGATGGATGACTCAACTGTTACATCTGATGGGTATGTATCAAATTACTGTGCCTCCAATTGCTGGTTATGCATCAATTTACTCTAGTCTCTAGAAGGTTCTACATTGTATGTGAATACGTCGATGATTTATGTATGTTCTGATGCTGCATAGTTAGTTGGTTACAACTGTCTGTGTTGGTTACAATTGTCTATGTCCATACAGAAGATGCACATAAATATGCCAAGAGAGAGAGCTAATTGAGGTCCATTAATGATAAGAAAAATGTTATACAGAATTTCCATTAGCTTTCACTCGATGCTGTTAAGTTCTGTGAGTGATGTCGATTATGTCCTAAAATTGATGTATTTGAATGAACCTATAGAAAAGTGAACTCAGAACTGGGAACTGGAGTATGGTGTACATCGCATCAGAGTTTCATAAAATTAAAATAGGGACAACATAACAAAGATTTTACTTGTATTTCCCACACATAGGTTTGTAGTTTGGACTGGAATTTACTTACAGTTTGCTTTGAAATATCCATATACGATTTTTCCTGTTTATATTAGGATGAATTGCGTCTGTTTTTCTATTAGTTTGTGAGGTCTAGTATTATCAACATCTGCTGGTGGTTTACTGTTTCATTCCCTCTACAGAAAAGCACCTACTTCTGAAAGTTTGAAGCTGGTCTCAGGCTCTTGTTACTTGCCTCACCCTGCCAAGGAGGCAACTGGTGGTGAGGATGCTCATTTTATTAGCACCGATGAGCATGTGATTGGTGTAGCAGATGGTGTTGGTGGTTGGGCAGACCTTGGTGTTGATGCTGGACTTTATGCTAAGGAGCTCATGAGAAATTCAATGAGTGCTATCAAAGATGAGCCAGAGGGGACTATTGATCCATCAAGAGTTTTGGAGAAGGCTTATACGAGCACCAAAGCAAGAGGATCATCTACTGCTTGTATCATCACTCTTAAAGACCAGGTTAAGCTGCTGTTCCTTGTTTGATGATGTTTAGAGCCTGTTTGGTAGAGTTCCCAGAGCAGCTCCACTCCCAGAGTGATTCCATAGGGAGCTCTGCCACAGGGCACTTTGCAGATTCTGTGGGAGTGATTCTTTGAAATGAACTAAAGATACCGGGAGCTAAGAAAACCAGCTTCTCCATATTCACTTCTTCCAGAGTTTATCTTAGAGAACGAAGCAGGCCCGTAGTGTCCTCCCACTAAATTACTTGTTTGGTGTATCCTGGTGAACACACAGAAAAAGTATTTGAATATCTGCAGTTAATTTTATTGAAAAATTTGTTGAGCATGTGAATAGCAAACTGTGTCAACGATAATGgatatataatttattcatctgTTTGGTGATACCAGTTCCAAATTCCTACTTCTCAAAAAGTGCACGCATGCTATTTGGTAGTTCGTTGATGATTTGTACTGACATCATAAAATTTAAACTTGCAGGGTATCCATGCTGTAAATCTTGGGGATAGTGGCTTCGTAGTAGTCAGAGATGGTCGCACTGTTCTCAGATCACCTTCACAGCAGCATGATTTCAATTTTACTTATCAGCTCGAGAGTGGGGGTGGCAGTGATCTTCCAAGTTCTGCTCAGGTGAGTAATTCAGCCCCTTTCCTTATTTTGTAGAGTACTATGATAACACAACTCACCTAAGAAGCCTATACTTATATATCTGTTGAATTTGTTCAAGTTCTACGTCTTCAAAGTACTTGTATATAATTATGCTCTGCATTTGATGCTTCTTTAGGTTTTCCACTTTCCGGTTGCTCCTGGTGATGTTATTGTTGCTGGCACAGATGGACTTTTTGACAATTTATACAACAATGAAATTAGTGGTGTTATTGTTGAAGCTCTTAGGGTTGGACTTGAGCCTCAGATTGCAGCACAGAAAATTGCTGCTCTGGCTCGACAAAGAGCTACGGACAAGAACAGGCAATCACCATTCGCATCAGCTGCTCAAGAAGCTGGGTACCGGTACTATGGTGGGAAGCTTGACGATATCACAGTCGTTGTGTCATATGTGAAGAGTGCCTGAGTCGCATGATGCAAGCCTTTCCTTTGGATGTAATGTACATAAATCTTGTCCCAAACTTATGGCGCGTGTATGCACCGGGGCGTAGTCGCGTAGAAGATTTAGAAGGGGTGAAATCCCCTGATCCCGGAAGCACTTGCGCTGGATTTAGCATGGTTGCTCTTTAGCCGTGGAAGATGTTAGCAAACCATTATGCCATTTTACTCGTTACTGCTGCGAGAACGAAAAAAGATAATTCTCTGAAACCTGGGTGGGTTCCTTTCCTCTTGGATGGAGGACAACAACCTGCTGAAAACAAATTTTGTTGTAAACAGTGTCGATTGTTATGGACTTGTTTGCTGCCTGGTGCTGTTTGAAATGCTTCTCTTGCCTTCTCGGTTTGCCTGAAACTGAAAGAATCCAGGCGATGATACAGATTGTGGCGCATATCCCTTTCTGATCTTTCGCCCGTTTGTCTTTGCAGCTACAAATTTTGTGTTCCCCGACTGGGAATGAGCAATGCGCCAACGCCTGCCTCTTGCTGAATGCATGTGCAAGAACTTACTCGGGTATTTCTGAATTCAATTTGTGCATTGGGCTATATGATACAGCTTCCTTGGATTAGCTCTGCGAGCCCGAGTCGTGATAGAAATTACGAAACATTGCATGGTGTCGCTCCAGTACATCGAAGTTTCTATGAATCGTTTTTACAGTTTCCATATCAGATTATCTGACACAAAGTAGTTTGCTCACATTTCGCGGCTGGCAGCGATACCTGATACAtgactacttttttttttttgaaattgctaCTACATGACAACTATACACGAGTCGAAGAGACTGTTGGTATCAAAACGCTTGTGAGTAGCTTTAGAAAGGGGGTCAACTATGGTTGTAGTTGTAATAATAACGGAAGAAAAAGA is a genomic window containing:
- the LOC117837660 gene encoding probable protein phosphatase 2C 80; this encodes MLAGYGGGGRGVHLSSQKDLPLGRGGRSFLFGNTWFLLSTYPARLLHTTDRRAPSAFFAAIHRAPCVRSPCAGQGLLQRGGIVMAACGYALRRAELGATKRQPDKDPSAVTRSTRTAAMGSVGSAPRPDVSFRYRGLESCKKFGASLKCCEPWGNRSFWTNAVGPSWKLSFAVEPWARDFSSSCVAPYSTGATEHQLSLDEKMDDSTVTSDGKAPTSESLKLVSGSCYLPHPAKEATGGEDAHFISTDEHVIGVADGVGGWADLGVDAGLYAKELMRNSMSAIKDEPEGTIDPSRVLEKAYTSTKARGSSTACIITLKDQGIHAVNLGDSGFVVVRDGRTVLRSPSQQHDFNFTYQLESGGGSDLPSSAQVFHFPVAPGDVIVAGTDGLFDNLYNNEISGVIVEALRVGLEPQIAAQKIAALARQRATDKNRQSPFASAAQEAGYRYYGGKLDDITVVVSYVKSA